In the Desulfuribacillus alkaliarsenatis genome, CCTGGTAAAGATGGTATTGAAACCTGTAAAGAGATTAAGTCGATGACAGCTTATAAAGATATTCCGATTATAATAGTCACTCAGCATAAAGAAATCGACGTACTAGAAAAGGCTTTTGCAGCAGGTGCATCAGACTTTATTGGCAAACCGTTTAATAGAATTGAACTAAGGGCGAGAGTGTGCTCAATGATGATGTTGAGCAAAGAAATGAAAAAACGTCAGGAAAAGGAACTAGAGCTTACAAAACTATCGACTTTAGATGGCTTAACTGGTGTTTCGAATCGCCGTTATTTTGACCAGATGCTAGAGCGAGAAATGGGGACGGCTACACGTAATGGAACTCCGTTATCGCTAATCTTATTTGATGTCGATTTCTTTAAGCGATACAATGATCGTTACGGTCATTTAGCTGGGGATGAAGCTCTGAAAGCTATTGCGGAAGTGTCGAGACAGCAGCTCAAACGCCCCGCTGATATAGTTTGCCGTTATGGCGGAGAGGAATTTGTTGTGTTACTGCCTGATACTAGAATTGATGGGGCTTTTATCGTCGCAGAAGAAATGAGAAGGGCGATAGAAGCACTTCAGCTACCACATGAGGATTCGGAAATTTCTGAGGTGCTTACTGTAAGTCTAGGGGTGGCTGAGCTAACTGATGCAAAAGCTGAGACGCCTAGCATGTTAATTAAGCATGCAGATGCAGCTCTGTATCATGCTAAGAATAATGGGAGAAATAAAACAGTGTCATACAATAAAGAGCTTGTTCAGTGTTCATTCTTATCTAACACATGTGAATTGTAACTAAGAATATTCTAATTGTGAAAAAAATATAAATATTATATAATGAATTTATGTTAAAGTCACAGAAATATATATATATAAATTCATTTTCTTACAACATAGATGGAGGTAGTATCATGCAAGTGGTGGCAATTGATTGTATAGGTGAGATGTGTCCAATCCCTATAATTAAAGCAGAAAAACAACTACAAAACCTTCAGACTGGTGATGAATTACACATCAAAACAGATCATAGCTGTACTATGCAAGCCGTAGTAAATCATTTCCAAAGGAAAATGGGTTACCCTAGCTCGTCGGAAGAGATTGATTATGGAATTTGGAATATTAAGATTCGTAAACAAGTGAAGAAATAAAAAGAAAGGGGTTAGCAAAAACCCCTTTCTTTAGATTGCAATAACTCCAGGAACGCATTTGCAAGACCTGACTTAATACGTTTTGGACTATAGGCGAGACTAATAGTGTGATAGAATAGAAATTCTTTAACACGAATGGCTTTAAGTGTTTTGTAATGGAGCTCTTTTTTTACAGCTAGCCTTGGAACAATAGATAAGCCACGTTCAGCAGCGACGGATGAGATAATAGAACTCGTCTGATCTAGCTCCATTGTAATATGTAAGTCCTTGGGATTATATCCCTCTTGTAGTAATTTGGCTTCAATAGTGGAGCGTATTCCTGAGCCTTTTTCTCGGAAAATCCAGTGTAATTTCAGGAAATCACTCATGGAGATTTCATCAACATCTTTCCAGTACTCGTTATATGGGGCAATGATAATTAAATCGTCACGGGCAATCCGTTGTAGAATAATGCCTTCATCTTTTAATTTAAGCTTATCGTCGTCGTTTATTGGACCTTCGAGAATTGAAAAGTCTACGCTACCATTAAGGGTTAATTCAATAGCTTCACGGGTATTTGAGCTTTTAGTATTAATTTTACTCTCAGGATATTGCTCGTGGAAAATGTATAAAGTGCAAGGTAAAGCAAACTGCCCAATTGTACTAGAGACTGCAACGGTTAGCTCCGTTTGATTGTTATTAACACGTTCAACATCTTTTCTTAAATTACAAGCGAGAACTGCAAGCTTTAGTCCGTATTCATAGACAATATGACCAACCTCTGTTGCCGAAACACCCCGGTTACTACGTTCTAATAATTTGGCATTTAACTGGTTCTCTAACTCTTGTATTTGTAAGCTTAAGGCTGGCTGGCTAATGTGCAATTCTTTTGCTGCTTTAGAAATACTTCCCAACTTAACAACTAAGCAAAAGGATTCAATGGCAGATAAATTCACTTGAGATCACGTCCTTATAATTAATGAAGATAGTATAAAATTATAGTGAGGAGGGGCGTTATGAACAAAGAGAAGCAAAGACAGGTCGGCTACATGATACTTGGTGCAAGTGCGGTGCTTCTACTAATTACATCATTAATGTCCCATTATAATATAGCTATAGCTTGGTTTTTAGGTTTATCCTTTGGCTTTGTATTTCAACGCTCACGCTTTTGTACAGTGGGAGCTATTAGGGATGTATTCTTATTACAAAACTTTACATTAGCAAAAAGCATCTTGTTATATCTAGCCCTAGCTACTTCAATATTTGGATTTCTCTATGCAGTTTCTTTGCAAACACCGATTACAATTACAAGTAAGCTTGAAGCGGTCGGAATCTTAACTGTCATAGGTGCATTTGTGTTTGGTATCGGTATGGTTATAGCTGGCGGCTGTGCCTCTGGTACATTAATACGAATGGGTGAAGGTTTGGTTATGCAATGGTGGGCATTTTTAGGTCTTATTTCTGGTCTTCTCATCGGTAGTTGGACTTACCCATTGTATGTTGATTATAACTATGGCTTTCCGCAGCTATTTCTAGCAGATAGCTTTGGTATAGGTGGTGCAATGGTGGCACAATTACTGGTCCTTGCATCCATATACCTGACCTTTAAATGGGTCGAGACAAAAAATCAATATGATATCAATTACGCTAATGCAACTGAAGTAAGCAACAAAGCGAGCGAGGAAGTAGCAGCAACAAATTTTAAAAATTATAAGAAAGTTTCAGTAGAGAATCTGCTTAAGCCCTGGTCCTACAAATGGGGGGCAATAAGCTTAGCGATTTTAACATCACTGGTATTCCTCTGGAATAAAACCTGGGGAATTACTGGCGGATTGACCCATTTGTTTGCAGGTCTTACAAATAAATTTTTTATAAATATTAGCCAATGGGAGATTTTCGCTCGTGTTATTGATCAATCTGAAATCTTACTATGGCATCCATTAGTCCCACTTGTAATCGCTATGGTAGTAGGCTCCTTTATGTCAGCTCTATTAGCTGGTGAATTCCGAATTCGCTCTGTTGCCCATAACCGTTTTGTAGTTTCAGCGCTCGTGGGCGGGTTTCTTATGGGAATTGGAGCTCGATTAGCTAACGGCTGTAATGTTAGTGCCGTTATGTCGGGTATTCCTTCATTATCCCTCCATGGCTGGGTGTTTTTATTGTTTATGACATTAGGAGTGCTTGTAGGGATAAGGATTCTAACTCGCTACTTAGTTTGAAGCTCTTACACTATTTCATTACTATTGATGGTAGTCTATAGCTTATAAAAACAGCATAATCGATTTTTATAATTATTACAAACATATCCTTCAGCGAAGGATATGTTTGTTTTTTATGGCTATAAAAATTTCTTATGGCACTTTTTGAAGCTCAGACTGCTGTTATGCGAAAACGGAATAGTACTCAAAAAATTTATGAATTTTTGATGAATTGACCTGTGACATTTGCCGCAATATAGTGGAAATAGAATCAAGGATTCTTCACAAAGCAGTTGCAAAAAAGCTATCTGAATAAAACATTTCATTTATAAAGGTGAAGGAAAGGAGTAATCGTATGAATAAGTTCAACCGTCGTACCTTCCTAAAAGCGACGGCCGCAGCGAGCGCTGTTGCTGCTGTGCCTGTTTATCTGAATTTCTCAGAGCACAAAAAAGTAGCTTCTGAAGCTCCACTTAAAAAAGTGTGGACCCAGTGTAATGGCTGTTCTAGTATGTGCACCAAAGCTGTTTACTCGAAGAACAACCGACTTTGGAAAGTAGAAGGACATCCATTACACCTAAAAGCTGGAGGAAGACTATGTGCTCGTGGTCATGGAGTTGCTATTGATGTATATAATCCATCAAGAGTAGATCAACCGTACAAGAGAGTGGGGGATAGTTTTGAACCAATTAGTTGGGAACAAGCTAACGCTGAAATTGGTGAAAAACTTACAAATATTGTAGACCAACACTCAGGAGATTCAGTACTTTGGGTAGAGCATGGTCCTAGAGGTAAATTCTATGCTGATATTTTCCTAGACTTAATTGGTTCGCCGAACTATTGTACACACTATTCAACATGCTTTACATCGAAAACTAATGTATGGCCTAAGATGGTAGGATCTTCATTAGCGGCTGACCACGAAAATGCAGATTATTTATTATTTGCAGGTCGTAACTTTGCCGGTGGGATTATTCCAAACGGTATGTCAAAAATCCATAAAGCTCTAGAACGAGGCGCCAAATTAGTAGTTGTCGATCCAAAGTACAATGAAATGGCAAAACTCGCTGATGAGTGGATACCTATTCGTCCAGGTACAGATTTAGCATTCTTCTTAGGGATTGCCCACACTCTCATCTCTGAGAATCTATACGACTATAGATTTATTGGTCGTCATGTTCACGGGTTTTATGAGTTTTGGGAAGCGAACAAAACTGCCGATGCTGACTGGGCTGCTGAGGTTACAGGCATTCCAGCAGAAACTATTCGCAGAATAGCTAGAGAGATGGCAGCAAAAGCGCCTAAAGCTATCCTAGAACCAGGTTGGCATGGTCTTCATGCACACTATGCAAATAGTACCCAAACGGCACAGATGAACGTTATTGTGAATGCCTTACTAGGCAACTTCTATAAAATTGGAGGATTGTATCCTGCACAGAATGTACCATTTGGTTCAGTTGATCGTAAAATTCCACGATTCAAGCGTCGAGGCGACAGAGCTGATGGAGCAGGTGTAGCTGGAAAGTATCCAACAGTTGAGCCAGGGCGCGGAATTGCTCAGCTTACACCGAAGTTGATTGAAGATGGCACTATCAAAGCAGTATTTATATATCATTACAACCCATTACGTACGGCACCAAATCCAGAAGAACAGAAAAAAATCAAAAATGCCGAGCTTGTGGTTGTAATTCCAACAGATTGGAATGAAACAGCAGTTTACACAGCTGATTATGTATTACCAGAACATTACTATTTGGAAAGAACGGAAGCCCCTCGTAATGTTAATGGTCATGTGGCACACATTTATCCACAAATAGCAATACGTCAAACGGCGCTTGAGCCAATTCATAACACAAGACACCTTAAGGACATAATTGATGGAATAGCAACATCTATGGGATATGAAGGGTATTTTGATTTTACGTTAGATGAAGAGGTTGAAGCAGCACTTACAACGATTGAAGATGTTAGTCGCGAACGATTGTATGAGGAAGGTGTAATAGAATTCACTAGTCATTTCGTAGAAGGAATTCCATCCGAGCATAATACTTCAACAGGAAAAGTCAATTTCAGTGTACCTGAGTATGCAGAGCATGGATTTAGTGGATTCCCAACATGGGTACCACCGGCTACTTGGCCGAAAGCAGAGAATGAATTCCGTTTAATTCATGGAAAACAACCATGGCATTCCCATAGTGTCACTTCAAATAATCCATACCTGTTAGAAATGACGAAAAAATATAACGGAGAATGGATGTGGATGAACGCAATACGTGCTGAAAAACTTGGCATTAAAAATGGTGATGTTGTAACAATTCACTCGTCCGTATCCACGAAACAAGCGAAAGTTAAAGTTACTGAATTGCTACACCCTGACTGTGTCTGGGTTGCAAACTCCTATGGTAACTATTCGCCAAGACAAAAGAACGGTTATGGGATAGGTGTAAACTTTAATGACTTCCTGGAGGTAATGGTTGAGCCAATGGCAGGCGGAACTAATTGCCAAGAAATAATTGTAAGCATTACAAAGGGGGTAAGCTAAGATGGCTAAATTCGGAATGTTAATAGATGCTTCCCGTTGTACTGGATGCGGAGCCTGCCAAATTGCTTGCCAAATGCAGCACCAACTACCGCCACACTTGCAATTTAATCGTTTAGAGTTTAGAGAGCGTGGCAAATATCCAAATGTACGACAGGAAATCGTACCTGTTCAATGTATGCATTGTGACAACCCACCGTGTTTACATGTATGTCCAACACACGCGACATATAAGCGCTCAGATGGATTAGTGCTAGTTGATCATAGGAAGTGTATAGGATGTAAATACTGTATGACGGCCTGCCCTTACGATGTGCGGACATTAAACGATGATCGTGTACCAGAGAAGTGTAAGTTCTGTGCTGATACTGTAGTTCAAGGTGAAGAGCCGCCGTGTGCAAGCACATGTATGTGTGGCGTTCGTACTTTTGGTGACTTGGATGACCCAAATAGTGAAATTAGTAAAAAGATGGCTAAGGTTGATGTGTATCAACTTATTACTGAAAAAGGCACAAAACCAAGAATCTATTATGTAAAGAAATAGTGTGGAGGTGAGAACGTGAGTAAAGCAAAATTATGGATGATTATTTCAGCCGTTATGATAGTAATCGGAATAATAGGTGGAGCATTGATTGTAATCAATGGAGAATCTGCCATGGGAACAACAGACCGTGTACCATGGGGAGCGATGATAGGGGCATATGTATTCTTTGTAGTTTCTAGTACAGGATTATGCCTAGTATCTTCCTTAGGCCACGTGTTTGGAATTGAGAGATTTGAAATTATAGGCAAGCGTGCAGTCACATTTGCCATCATAACTCTTCTAGCAGGATTTGTCGTGATTGGACTTGAACTGGGAAGCCCCCTAAATATGATATGGATTCTATTCACACCAAATTTCATGTCAGCAATTTGGTGGATGGGAGCACTATATGGACTGTATATGGTTCTGCTGTTCGTTGAATTATTCTTTATGATTAAGAATAATCACAAGTATGCAACTATAGCTGGAACATTAGCATTTATTTCAGCGATTGCTGCCCACAGTAACCTAGGTGCTGTATTCGGATTTATCAATGCCAGACCATTCTGGGCAGGACCGTATCTATCAATCTACTTTATCATGTCAGCGTTCTTGTCAGGGGCTGCTATTCTCTCAATCATGTTTTACTTTGTAGAGAAAAAAGGTGGAACGGTTAAATACAAAGGAGAACATATCGTACCAGTACTAGGTAAGTTACTTGCTATGTTTATTGGAATGACGATGTTCTTCGTAACTTGGAAGTTAATTACTGGATTATATGGTGGTATGTACGGTAAGTACGAAGGTGTAATGGCGCTTATCAGTGGGCCATTGGCATTTAATTTCTGGGTCTTTGAAGTAGGATTTGGCATGCTTATACCATTCCTAATTCTTATGCTACCAGGCGGTTTCCAAGTGAGGCGAGTCTTTATCGCTTCGGTTTTCACAATGATTGGGATATTCTTCATGCGTTACGATTTAGTCGTGGCTGGTCAGATTGTACCACTTAAAGTCGTAGATGGACTACAAGAAACGGTGCTACATGTATACCATACTGCATTACCAGCGTGGGGAGTTATCATCGGAGCACTAGGGATGGCATTGTTCTTATTCTTGCTAGCTGAGCAAAAGCTACCGCTAGACTATAAAGAGCATGCACATGAAGAACCAGCAGAAAAAGCAGAGAAAGTTGTAAACGCAGAAGCATAATCAGTAACTTACTACAGGGGAAGGTGTTGGCGCGTATGCAAAACAATATGCAAAAGCAAGCAATGGTCGAAATGTTTCAATTATTAGCTGAGTTTTACAAATATCCAAATCGTGAATTCTATGAATATATCAGTGAGGAAAACATCCAAGAAGAGCTGAAACAGCTGGTCAATGGAGCGGGTATGGATTTTGCAATTCAAATCTACAAACCATTTGCGAGCTTTGATGAAATGCGTATTGAATATACCCGTGCCTTTATAGGTATAGATAAACCAGCAGCAACTCCTGTGGAGTCGATATACAAGGTCTGGACAACAGACGAAACAGCTACAATGGCTTTTGCAAAAAGCAAGGGTTATCTGATGGGAGATAGCGCCCTGCATGTACAACATTTGCTCGAGAAATTTCAACTAGAAATACCTGAAGAATTAGGTAAGAAACCTGATCATATAAGCGTTCTACTAGAACTGCAAAGTTACATTCTAGAACACGAGAGTGATGAGGCGGCCTTACAATTTGCAAAAGATCATTTCGATTGGATTCGAGATTTTAAGCAAGAAATTGAAAAGGTTGAAGGCCATGAGTTTTATATATACACCACTGAGCTATTAATTGATGTAATAGAAGAAACGAAAGTGCTCTTAACGAAAAATATAAAATAAGTAACTAAACAATCAGACAATTAAACAATCAGACAATTAAACAATCATACTATTAACAACTAAACCCTTAAGGAGGGATAATATGACAGCTTTGCGGAAAAAACTTCTTGTGCTACTCGTTGTATTTCTATGCTCTGCTACCATTGTTGGGTGTAAGGGTGTACCTGTAAAGCAAGTAGAGGAACCTGCCAAGCCAGTTGTTTCTAATTTAGCTAAATACGAGGCTCCGGAGAGAACGGAAGCACCTGAACCTCAAGCATCAACAGGAATTGGCTGAGGCTAGAACAACTAGATTTGCTGGAAGCAAATCATAAGTTAAGTACAAGTTAAAAAATAAAAAATCAACGAGCTAAACAAGTCAAATGAAGGAGGGGAATCCTTGTGTACAGACATAAAAAACGGAATACAGTTAGCTTCTTAGCTGTACTCCTAGTATTAGCATTGGTCATAACTGGCTGTGGGTCAACGGCTAACGTAGTGGATAGAAGCTATGAACTACCAGCGGTCCCTGCAGATCCACCACAAGCACCTGGAGTGCAAGCTCCTGAAGGAATGGATAACGCTGTTCCTATAGAGGCTCACCTTAATTATATTGATACATTTGAGCTAATGGCATTATATGCAAAAACAAGCCCTATAAGCCAGGTGCGACAAAAGTATGAACAGTATTCGCCAGAATGGGGTTTTGTAATCGTTGATTCACGTCCTGTAGCGCGCTACAACGAAGCTCATATTAACGGTGCAATCAATATCCCTGATGCGCAGTTTGAAGAGTTTGCCCATCGTTTGCCAGAAGACAAAGATAAGATGCTTATATTCTATTGTGGTGGTTGGCACTGTCCATTAAGTCCTGCATCAGCTAACAAAGCAATTGAAATGGGATATACCAACGTCTGGGTATATCAAGAGGGTACAGATGCTTGGACAGAGGAAAACAACTACTATGTAACAACACCTGAATATGTAGCAACTAAAATCACAGATGATTACATGATGGGTGCAGA is a window encoding:
- a CDS encoding GGDEF domain-containing response regulator, which produces MAILIIDDCKDTQMLIKKFLEDDCKANLVFADSGQAGIETLNDEIELILLDIVMPGKDGIETCKEIKSMTAYKDIPIIIVTQHKEIDVLEKAFAAGASDFIGKPFNRIELRARVCSMMMLSKEMKKRQEKELELTKLSTLDGLTGVSNRRYFDQMLEREMGTATRNGTPLSLILFDVDFFKRYNDRYGHLAGDEALKAIAEVSRQQLKRPADIVCRYGGEEFVVLLPDTRIDGAFIVAEEMRRAIEALQLPHEDSEISEVLTVSLGVAELTDAKAETPSMLIKHADAALYHAKNNGRNKTVSYNKELVQCSFLSNTCEL
- a CDS encoding sulfurtransferase TusA family protein, with product MQVVAIDCIGEMCPIPIIKAEKQLQNLQTGDELHIKTDHSCTMQAVVNHFQRKMGYPSSSEEIDYGIWNIKIRKQVKK
- a CDS encoding LysR family transcriptional regulator; this encodes MNLSAIESFCLVVKLGSISKAAKELHISQPALSLQIQELENQLNAKLLERSNRGVSATEVGHIVYEYGLKLAVLACNLRKDVERVNNNQTELTVAVSSTIGQFALPCTLYIFHEQYPESKINTKSSNTREAIELTLNGSVDFSILEGPINDDDKLKLKDEGIILQRIARDDLIIIAPYNEYWKDVDEISMSDFLKLHWIFREKGSGIRSTIEAKLLQEGYNPKDLHITMELDQTSSIISSVAAERGLSIVPRLAVKKELHYKTLKAIRVKEFLFYHTISLAYSPKRIKSGLANAFLELLQSKERGFC
- a CDS encoding YeeE/YedE family protein, with the protein product MNKEKQRQVGYMILGASAVLLLITSLMSHYNIAIAWFLGLSFGFVFQRSRFCTVGAIRDVFLLQNFTLAKSILLYLALATSIFGFLYAVSLQTPITITSKLEAVGILTVIGAFVFGIGMVIAGGCASGTLIRMGEGLVMQWWAFLGLISGLLIGSWTYPLYVDYNYGFPQLFLADSFGIGGAMVAQLLVLASIYLTFKWVETKNQYDINYANATEVSNKASEEVAATNFKNYKKVSVENLLKPWSYKWGAISLAILTSLVFLWNKTWGITGGLTHLFAGLTNKFFINISQWEIFARVIDQSEILLWHPLVPLVIAMVVGSFMSALLAGEFRIRSVAHNRFVVSALVGGFLMGIGARLANGCNVSAVMSGIPSLSLHGWVFLLFMTLGVLVGIRILTRYLV
- the srrA gene encoding respiratory selenite reductase catalytic subunit SrrA, producing MNKFNRRTFLKATAAASAVAAVPVYLNFSEHKKVASEAPLKKVWTQCNGCSSMCTKAVYSKNNRLWKVEGHPLHLKAGGRLCARGHGVAIDVYNPSRVDQPYKRVGDSFEPISWEQANAEIGEKLTNIVDQHSGDSVLWVEHGPRGKFYADIFLDLIGSPNYCTHYSTCFTSKTNVWPKMVGSSLAADHENADYLLFAGRNFAGGIIPNGMSKIHKALERGAKLVVVDPKYNEMAKLADEWIPIRPGTDLAFFLGIAHTLISENLYDYRFIGRHVHGFYEFWEANKTADADWAAEVTGIPAETIRRIAREMAAKAPKAILEPGWHGLHAHYANSTQTAQMNVIVNALLGNFYKIGGLYPAQNVPFGSVDRKIPRFKRRGDRADGAGVAGKYPTVEPGRGIAQLTPKLIEDGTIKAVFIYHYNPLRTAPNPEEQKKIKNAELVVVIPTDWNETAVYTADYVLPEHYYLERTEAPRNVNGHVAHIYPQIAIRQTALEPIHNTRHLKDIIDGIATSMGYEGYFDFTLDEEVEAALTTIEDVSRERLYEEGVIEFTSHFVEGIPSEHNTSTGKVNFSVPEYAEHGFSGFPTWVPPATWPKAENEFRLIHGKQPWHSHSVTSNNPYLLEMTKKYNGEWMWMNAIRAEKLGIKNGDVVTIHSSVSTKQAKVKVTELLHPDCVWVANSYGNYSPRQKNGYGIGVNFNDFLEVMVEPMAGGTNCQEIIVSITKGVS
- a CDS encoding 4Fe-4S dicluster domain-containing protein — protein: MAKFGMLIDASRCTGCGACQIACQMQHQLPPHLQFNRLEFRERGKYPNVRQEIVPVQCMHCDNPPCLHVCPTHATYKRSDGLVLVDHRKCIGCKYCMTACPYDVRTLNDDRVPEKCKFCADTVVQGEEPPCASTCMCGVRTFGDLDDPNSEISKKMAKVDVYQLITEKGTKPRIYYVKK
- the nrfD gene encoding NrfD/PsrC family molybdoenzyme membrane anchor subunit, which encodes MSKAKLWMIISAVMIVIGIIGGALIVINGESAMGTTDRVPWGAMIGAYVFFVVSSTGLCLVSSLGHVFGIERFEIIGKRAVTFAIITLLAGFVVIGLELGSPLNMIWILFTPNFMSAIWWMGALYGLYMVLLFVELFFMIKNNHKYATIAGTLAFISAIAAHSNLGAVFGFINARPFWAGPYLSIYFIMSAFLSGAAILSIMFYFVEKKGGTVKYKGEHIVPVLGKLLAMFIGMTMFFVTWKLITGLYGGMYGKYEGVMALISGPLAFNFWVFEVGFGMLIPFLILMLPGGFQVRRVFIASVFTMIGIFFMRYDLVVAGQIVPLKVVDGLQETVLHVYHTALPAWGVIIGALGMALFLFLLAEQKLPLDYKEHAHEEPAEKAEKVVNAEA
- a CDS encoding TorD/DmsD family molecular chaperone, whose amino-acid sequence is MQNNMQKQAMVEMFQLLAEFYKYPNREFYEYISEENIQEELKQLVNGAGMDFAIQIYKPFASFDEMRIEYTRAFIGIDKPAATPVESIYKVWTTDETATMAFAKSKGYLMGDSALHVQHLLEKFQLEIPEELGKKPDHISVLLELQSYILEHESDEAALQFAKDHFDWIRDFKQEIEKVEGHEFYIYTTELLIDVIEETKVLLTKNIK